From the genome of Branchiostoma lanceolatum isolate klBraLanc5 chromosome 11, klBraLanc5.hap2, whole genome shotgun sequence:
ATAACCTGTGGTTTGTTTCTTCTCCAGTATGGCTGAGGTACCAAACGGCCCTCCTCTCACGACAGCACGCGTGCCTGTTGTTGAGCTGTTCCAACCAGGGAAAGTCGTTCACGTGTGCGCGCCCATGGTACGATACTCAAAGTTACCGTTCCGCGCTCTGGTGCGACGCTACAACTGCGACCTCGCCTTCACGCCCATGATCATCGCCGAATCCTTCGTCAAGTCTCTGAAAGCGCGAGACAGCGAGTTCACCACAAACTCCTCAGATAGACCGCTGGTGGTACAGTTCGCAGCAAGAGACGCTGTGACATTGGCCGACGCTTCAGAGATCGTTGCGCCGTATTCAGACGGTATAGACCTAAACTGTGGTTGTCCACAGCGGTGGGCTATGGCGGAAGGGTACGGGTCATGTCTTCTCAAAAAACCGGAGCTCATCTCTGACATGGTCCGCCAGGCTAGAGCAAGAGTTTCTGATGAAAACTTCTCGGTTTCCGTAAAAATCAGGCTCCACAAAGACTTGAGAGAAACAGTAGATCTGTGCCAGAAGGCAGAGCATGCTGGTGTGTCTTGGATAGCT
Proteins encoded in this window:
- the LOC136444889 gene encoding tRNA-dihydrouridine(20a/20b) synthase [NAD(P)+]-like isoform X2, with amino-acid sequence MAEVPNGPPLTTARVPVVELFQPGKVVHVCAPMVRYSKLPFRALVRRYNCDLAFTPMIIAESFVKSLKARDSEFTTNSSDRPLVVQFAARDAVTLADASEIVAPYSDGIDLNCGCPQRWAMAEGYGSCLLKKPELISDMVRQARARVSDENFSVSVKIRLHKDLRETVDLCQKAEHAGVSWIAVHGRTPSQRGEPVNTDAITLIKQSLSIPVIANGDIKNLEDVKHIHTSTGIDGVMAARGILQNPGMYAGYDQTPLQCVQDWVDLSIKLGTHFTCFHHHLMYMFERVTPKSEKRVFNALTSTAAVLDYLQEHYGVSYNPDSTVNNETPPTQNGYAESIADISTDPVE